One Manihot esculenta cultivar AM560-2 chromosome 18, M.esculenta_v8, whole genome shotgun sequence genomic window carries:
- the LOC110607013 gene encoding GATA transcription factor 25, with the protein MYGHSHHMNVHNQIAAPAGDDEDAAAADSIDHHHIRYEDGNATGVVVGDVSSDSVYVPSNGAGSELAVHRGDVSSQLTLTFRGQVYVFDAVTPDKVQAVLLLLGGCELTSGPLEIAAQNQRAAVVDFPGRCTQPQRAASLNRFRQKRKERCFDKKVRYSVRQEVALRMQRKKGQFTSSKKSDGTYGWGGGQDSGQDDSQQETSCTHCGISSKSTPMMRRGPSGPRSLCNACGLFWANRGTLRDLSKKTQEHSVTPIEQGEAEANDSDSGNAIHTHSNHVTY; encoded by the exons ATGTACGGTCATTCCCATCATATGAACGTTCATAATCAGATCGCTGCTCCTGCCGGCGATGACGAAGACGCTGCTGCTGCTGACTCTATTGATCATCATCACATTCGTTATGAAGACGGAAACGCTACTGGTGTTGTTGTAGGGGATGTCTCTTCCGATTCTGTATATGTTCCTAGCAATGGCGCTGGCTCAGAGCTCGCTGTTCATCGAGGCGATGTCTCCAGCCAACTCACATTGACTTTtcggggtcaagtttatgtGTTTGATGCTGTTACTCCTGATAag GTTCAAGCAGTGCTTTTACTGTTGGGAGGATGTGAACTAACTTCTGGACCGTTGGAAATAGCAGCTCAAAACCAGAGG GCTGCAGTGGTGGACTTTCCAGGACGTTGCACTCAACCCCAGAGAGCTGCCTCATTAAATAGATTCaggcagaagaggaaagagcgATGCTTTGATAAGAAAGTTAGATACAGTGTTCGTCAAGAGGTTGCGCTCAG GATGCAGCGCAAGAAGGGTCAGTTTACTTCTTCCAAGAAGTCAGATGGAACATATGGTTGGGGTGGTGGTCAAGATTCAGGACAAGATGACAGCCAGCAAGAAACCTC GTGTACACATTGTGGCATTAGTTCAAAATCAACACCAATGATGCGGCGGGGTCCATCAGGCCCAAGGTCCCTTTGCAATGCCTGTGGACTTTTTTGGGCAAACAGG GGGACGTTGAGAGATCTGTCCAAGAAAACTCAGGAACATTCTGTGACGCCAATTGAACAG GGTGAAGCTGAAGCAAATGACTCAGACTCTGGTAATGCTATCCATACACATAGCAATCATGTTACTTATTAA
- the LOC110606870 gene encoding uncharacterized protein LOC110606870: protein MALKFDMPTAYDHIDGFSILINENPTDLFSPARGLQQEDSLSPYIFLSISHAISYLLAAAHDDGFIRGIKISQHTPSLMDELTTSETFLGLPILLSRYKQQALKALEDRMLAKTQSWKQKLLSPAGRATMIQSVLFAISTYSMSIFHTLNVSLPS from the exons ATGGCTTTGAAGTTTGACATGCCTACGGCTTATGACCATATTGACGG TTTCTCAATTCTCATCAATGAGAATCCTACTGATCTCTTTTCGCCTGCTCGTGGACTTCAGCAAGAGGATTCTTTATCCCCTTATATATTCCTCTCTATCTCTCATGCGATTTCTTATCTTTTGGCAGCTGCGCATGATGATGGGTTTATTCGGGGCATTAAAATTTCTCAGCACACTCCATCTCTG ATGGATGAATTGACCACTTCTGAGACATTTTTGGGTTTGCCTATTCTTTTGAGTCGTTACAAGCAACAAGCTTTGAAAGCACTAGAAGATAGAATGCTTGCTAAGACTCAATCTTGGAAACAAAAGCTTTTATCTCCTGCTGGGCGTGCTACCATGATACAGTCAGTGCTATTTGCAATCTCGACATATTCCATGTCTATTTTTCATACCCTAAATGTTTCTCTACCAAGTTGA
- the LOC110606868 gene encoding uncharacterized protein LOC110606868 → MIASQGSSKRQKSFQLARSSQSQRQGQKSAQSLASRYAQQTTSVASSGDSGRSLPPECDHCKRRHTGTCRLLTGACFICGSIDHIMRDCSKKQTASAPAIERIVPVTRKTRSKGRSEPTGTSSQRVSETVDRPESRAPAKAYAIKAREDQDFPDVIIDILDQDIVVTNPFGHNVVVSKVFKDCPILIHDHIFHRDLIELPFREFDVILGMDWLFRHQVIVDCRKKRITLKTLKGEEVVVVGERSDFLSNVIFATAARRMIRKGCETYLACVLEAKKEKPIVQDIPTICDFFDVFPDELPGLPPEREVEFSIEVIPGTTPISIAPYRMAPTELKELKLKGAGVFSKIDLRSGYYQLRVKDVDIPKATFRTRYGHYEFLVMPFRLTNAPATFMDLMNRIFHPFLDQFVIVFIDDILVYSKTKEEHDRHLRIVLQMLREKQLYAKFSKCEFWLNEISFLGHVVSAEGIRVDPKKIETILAWKPPKNITEVRSFLELAGYYRRFVKGFSQIAAPLTRLLQKNVKFEWNDKCQASFD, encoded by the exons ATGATAGCTTCACAAGGCTCTAGTAAGAGACAGAAAAGTTTTCAACTTGCTAGATCAAGCCAGTCTCAAAGGCAGGGTCAAAAATCAGCTCAGAGTTTAGCAAGTAGGTATGCTCAACAGACTACTTCTGTGGCCAGTTCTGGAGACTCAGGAAGAAGTCTTCCACCAGAGTGCGACCACTGCAAAAGGAGACATACTGGTACTTGCAGATTGCTGACAGGAGCTTGTTTCATATGTGGCTCTATAGATCACATTATGAGGGATTGTTCTAAGAAGCAAACAGCCTCAGCACCAGCAATAGAAAGAATTGTACCAGTAACTCGAAAGACTAGAAGCAAAGGTAGAAGTGAGCCGACAGGTACCTCTAGTCAAAGAGTGTCAGAGACTGTGGACAGACCAGAATCTAGAGCACCTGCCAAAGCCTATGCCATTAAAGCCAGAGAGGATCAGGATTTCCCAGATGTTATCATAG ACATACTAGATCAGGATATAGTAGTAACTAATCCTTTTGGCCACAATGTAGTTGTCAGTAAAGTATTTAAAGATTGCCCCATTTTGATTCACGATCACATTTTTCATAGAGATTTGATTGAATTACCTTTTCgagagtttgatgtgattctAGGAATGGATTGGTTATTTAGACACCAGGTTATAGTTGATTGTAGAAAGAAGAGAATCACGCTAAAGACACTGAAAGGTGAAGAAGTAGTAGTTGTGGGCGAGAGATCAGATTTTCTCTCTAATGTTATTTTTGCTACTGCAGCCAGAAGAATGATAAGAAAGGGTTGTGAGACATACTTAGCCTGTGTTTTGGAGGCTAAGAAAGAGAAACCTATTGTGCAAGATATACCTACTATTTGCGACTTCtttgatgtctttccagacgaatTACCAGGATTACCTCCAGAAAGAGAAGTAGAATTTTCCATAGAAGTTATACCAGGCACTACACCCATATCAATtgctccctataggatggctcccacagaattaaaagaattaaaa CTAAAGGGAGCGGGtgtcttttctaaaattgaCCTAAGATCAGGTTATTATCAGCTCAGAGTAAAGGATGTAGATATTCCAAAGGCTACGTTCAGGACCCGATATGGACATTATGAATTCCTTGTCATGCCATTCCGATTGACTAATGCTCCAGCTACATTTATGGACTTGATGAATCGTATCTTTCACCCTTTCTTGGACCAGTTTGTTATTGTGTTCATAGATGACATTCTAGTCTATTCAAAGACAAAAGAAGAGCATGATAGGCACTTGAGGATTGTGTTACAAATGCTAAGGGAGAAACAACTTTATGCTAAATTCAGCAAATGTGAATTTTGGTTGAATGAAATATCTTTtctgggacatgtagtatctgCAGAAGGCATAAGGGTCGATCCCAAAAAGATAGAGACTATCCTTGCATGGAAGCCACCCAAGAACATTACAGAAGTCAGAAGCTTCTTGGAGTTAGCTGGTTATTACAGAAGGTTTGTAAAAGGATTCTCTCAAATAGCTGCTCCATTGACAAGGTTGTTGCAGAAAAATGTCAAGTTCGAATGGAATGACAAGTGTCAGGCCAGTTTTGATTGA
- the LOC110607076 gene encoding UDP-glycosyltransferase 91C1, which produces MEKGSELHIVVFPWLAMGHLIPFLRFSMVLAQKGHRIYFVSTPRNINRLLRSTQKLSSNVSLISLPLLSVPGLPPNAENTSDIPYSKQQLLKKAFDLLQHQLTDFMQSTRPDWVIYDYASHWLPSIASDLGISAAFFSLFTAATLSFVGPPSMLMNGEDSRSKAEDFTVVPKWVPFESNVMYRIHEITKYVDKTKQDETGPSDSVRFGFAAGEADLVIIRSSPELEPEWFELLGNLLTKPIIPLGWLPPEEEEYRSSDIEWAYIKEWLDKKEAESVVYVALGTEASLTRQEVSELALGLEKSRSPFLWALKSTPGSTQNVLEMLPDGFEERVKDNGLIYKEWAPQVKILGHESVGVFLTHCGWNSVVEGLSFNRVLIMFPVLNDQGLNARLLQGKNLGIEIPRNEQDGAFTSDSVAELVRQAKIDDPDNMTKKMRGLIGDRDRNSQLTSAVVHYLEENKISKLRAC; this is translated from the coding sequence ATGGAGAAGGGCAGCGAACTTCACATAGTGGTCTTTCCATGGCTAGCCATGGGACATCTCATACCATTTCTCCGATTCTCCATGGTTTTAGCTCAAAAGGGTCACAGAATCTATTTCGTTTCAACGCCAAGAAACATCAATAGGCTTCTCCGATCAACGCAAAAGCTATCTTCTAACGTTTCCCTAATATCCCTTCCCTTACTTTCCGTGCCTGGTCTACCGCCGAACGCAGAGAACACCTCAGACATACCCTACTCCAAACAACAGTTACTGAAGAAGGCCTTTGATCTGCTTCAACATCAGCTAACCGATTTCATGCAATCCACAAGACCAGACTGGGTTATTTACGATTACGCCTCTCATTGGTTGCCGTCTATAGCCTCTGACCTTGGTATCTCAGCCGCCTTCTTTAGTCTCTTTACCGCCGCAACACTGAGCTTTGTTGGCCCGCCGTCGATGTTGATGAACGGTGAGGATTCCCGGTCGAAAGCCGAGGACTTCACGGTCGTGCCTAAGTGGGTTCCTTTCGAGTCAAACGTGATGTATCGCATTCATGAGATTACCAAGTATGTGGACAAAACAAAGCAGGATGAAACTGGACCAAGTGACTCGGTTCGGTTTGGCTTTGCGGCTGGAGAGGCTGATCTCGTTATTATTAGAAGCTCACCGGAGCTTGAACCGGAATGGTTCGAACTCCTTGGCAACCTGTTGACGAAACCGATTATACCACTGGGTTGGTTGCctccagaagaagaagaatatcgCAGCAGTGATATTGAATGGGCATATATTAAAGAATGGCTAGATAAAAAGGAAGCCGAGTCAGTTGTTTATGTAGCTCTTGGTACTGAGGCTTCTCTGACTCGACAAGAAGTGAGCGAGTTGGCTCTTGGGTTGGAGAAGTCGAGGTCGCCATTCCTTTGGGCACTCAAGAGCACACCAGGGTCAACTCAGAACGTGTTGGAGATGCTACCGGATGGGTTCGAGGAGCGAGTCAAGGATAATGGGCTCATTTACAAGGAATGGGCTCCACAAGTGAAGATATTGGGCCACGAGTCAGTTGGGGTATTCTTGACTCACTGTGGTTGGAACTCGGTTGTTGAAGGACTGTCGTTCAACAGGGTTTTGATTATGTTTCCAGTGCTAAATGACCAAGGGCTCAATGCTAGATTGTTACAGGGAAAAAACCTCGGGATAGAGATACCAAGGAACGAGCAAGATGGGGCATTTACTTCCGATTCGGTGGCCGAGCTTGTGAGGCAGGCAAAGATTGATGACCCGGACAATATGACGAAGAAGATGAGAGGCCTGATTGGAGATAGGGATAGGAACAGTCAACTAACGTCGGCAGTTGTTCATTATCTCGAAGAGAACAAGATTTCCAAGTTAAGGGCCTGCTAA